The nucleotide sequence ctattcttaaaattattccGTTAGGCAGTGAGTGATAAAAACTTGAGTCTAGGTCTAGAAACTAAATTTGGCATCGTGTTCCTAATGTGGCCTAGTGAAGcacttaaagaaaattttccgaaattcccaGGAAACAGAAATTTGCAGGATTTTTCACtttacgcgggcggagccgcgggtGCTCTCGTTTggatcatataaaaaaaattagtaaaaaatggCGTTTGTGGTTCTTTCGCGCAGCTAATGGCGGTAACGTGTGTTACATGTGAACTTGCTTCCAAGTGCAAGTGCAAGCAATGCAAGTGAGCGCTTACAATTCATTCTGTGTCTCGTTTTTTCCCGCACTCTTTACTTCACTTGCGCCAGCTTCCTGTATACTTTATGACGTCATGAAACGTCTAACGACCACGGATAACAGTTATCTTGGATCTCTCCCGCATTTTCTATCTCAGCTCAACTCAATCGGGCACATTCTTACTGAAATCTCGTTTTACGAGTCATTGAAGTGACAAGTCAAACTCTGATCCCTGTAGCCCAAGTAGAATTCAAGGACCCTTATGACTATATTCAAAGAGTTTACAAGCCAAGTTCAGTATGTAGATCGTACACATaatcgtatatatatatatatatatatatatagatatacttacatagtaCTATTATCTATGTACTTAACGTACATAGATAATCGTGCTTATATACGATAGACGCCTTAAAAGTACCGTAGTAAGGTACCTTGTAAGTGCCGTATAGCGAAAACACAAATGAAAGATAGTAAAGAAAGTGTGAAATCGTATGGCAACGTTAGAAGGGGTAGACCAAGACTACTACGACTACGACCACATTAACCAACCTTGTTCAAATCGGGGACGTTCGCAGAGGTTCTGGTGATGGTAAGGTCAAGATAACCCTAAACCGACTACGTGACATACAGGAAGAACGAaacgaaatataattttcaaaagtaattacatacatacatatggtcacgtctatatcccttgcggggtatacagagccaacagtcttgaaaagactgttcagctatttggcttaacgatagaattgagattcaaatagtgacaggtttgtaagcctatctatgccttagtcgccttttacgacatccatgagaaagaagtggagtggtcctattcttttttgtattggggccgggaaccacacagcacaaaaagtaatttatttataaataataggtaCGGTGCCAGGAAtacagaaaatgaaagataCTGTACGTAGCTTCAGGCAAGCCAGTGACAATGACAATGGCGCGGGTACGCAAAATTACATGTGATGTTAGGGTTGCcgcttacatatatacacataatttacataaatacttcAACAGAATTTTAAGAAGTCGTCTGTCACGCGCGTCGCGCTGTTCTGAGCGGGCGCGTTGAAATCGTTTATACACGGTGACTCATCGCGTTCACTATGGCAAATATTGACATTGTTAAGTGTTCTAATTGTAACATTGTTATTAATGAGCTCCTTACTTTTGTGAGGCATGTGATTGACTATATGGACGAAGAAAGCATTCATCAACTATGCACTAACACTTTTTCGGAAGAGGAGATGGTGAAGGCCAAAacgttattatttgaatccgttccaaatgcaaaaaaaatgccAGTAAGAAGAAAGCAGGGTAAGAAGAGGAAGTCCAGAGATTTGGATGATATCATCGCCCTGATGAAAGGTGGTGATCGTGCGTCATTTCCTATTTTCTGTGCTCGGGACTTAGACAGAATACCACCAGTAACGTTCGATCATGTCGATGCTACCACCTTCATTAAGGAACTTCTCGCCCTGAAAAATCGCTTCAATGTGATGGAAGAAAAAGCGGTGTGTAAGGAGGAGTTTAACCTTTTAAAACAAGAAGTAAACAATATGAAATATGCGTCTTTAGCTGATTcttctaatattaatttaaataagagaAGGGGCGCATGCTTACAAAATAGTTTTGATATGGATAGCGGGCCGATTGGACTGCAATATTATGTGCAAGAAGATATTGGCATAAAACCATCGCAATCAGCTGATATTGAAATCAACGAACGACTTTCGATAAATACTCATCTGCCGTCAAAAAGAATTATCAACAATGTTTCTGTCGCTCCTATACGTGAGCCAGTTAATGAGACGGAACCAACATGTGAGCAGGCGAGACAGACAAGCTGCAGCCATACGCGTACAACAGAGACAGAGAGTGCGCAAGTTGTGACGTCGGCGGAGGTGATCGTGAGCGATCGTCAGACAAGTGCATCAGATGGTGATAGTGCGAGTGTAAACGAGATAGCATCTCAATCGGTAGCGCGAGTGACGACGAGTTATGATAGTGACTCACAGCAAGTGTTGTTGACGGCGGACAAGGTATGCAGTGATGTGGCCCCTACTAATGGTTATTGTCGTGTCGCGTCCCAACCGGCCGTGCATTCATTGAACGCGAGCGTAACTCATGGTTACTCTGCGAGCGCGAGCGGTCAGCCGACCGCAACCGCTGCTGCGGTGTGTAAAGATAATTGTGAACAAGTAGTAGGGGACTCGGAATGGACAGTTGTGCGTAAAAAATCTGCAAAACACTATAAGTTAATCGGTCAAAGAGGCTGTGCACCTATTGCGCCTAACGATAAATTCAAAGCTGCGGATATTAAGATCCCACTCTTAATATCCAATGTTAGTAAAGATGCAAGTGAAGAggacattattaattatataaaagaaagaacTAGCGAATGTGTAACTCTAAAAAAGATTAATATGAAGCAAACGAAAACGTATAATTCCTTTAAGTTATATGtctctaaaaataaagttgatatatttttgaaagatgATTTTTGGCCAAATGGCATCTCATTTAGGcgttttgtacattttatgtaCGGAACAAAAACGAATAAGGTGATTAGTTAAAGTTATtgtatgatttaatttatgGATTTACAGCCACaacataatttaacttttcttagttttaattgtttgtttgtcacgAGATCATTTGTTgacttacaaaatttatgtaagGTGGCGGATGTCTTAGCGTTACAGGAGACGTGTTTACTGCCGCATGAAATACCATTACTTGGGACTATTTCGAATTACTTTGACTACACGGGCAAGTCAGCCGTGGACACGTCTGCTGGCCCGCTTATCGGCAGGCCTTATGGTGGGGTAGCCATACTTTGGAGAAAAGGCATTTTTGACCAGGTGAATATTTTGAACTGTACTAGTGATCGATTAGTAGCTATTAGGGTTACACTAGGGCAATGCTCGTTAATAGTGTTTTCTGTTTATATGCCAAATAATTCTCAGAAAAATCTTCCTATTATGACGGAGATTTTGGGAGAAATAAATGCAATAGCTGATCAAGAGaatgttgaaaatatttatatcttagGAGATTTTAATGCCCATCCACACGAACTGTTCTATAATGAGCTCAGTAGTTTCTGTTCCGATTTGAGCTGGGTTTGTGCTGACGTAGAGAAAATAGGCTTGCAAAGTAATACTTATACGTACGTTAGCGCAGCACATGGGTGTAAAAGATGGCTAGACCATTGTGTCGTCTCGGACGCGGcctggaaaacagttgtggaGGTAGGTGTCATAGAGGATGTGTTTGTATCGGATCACATACCCTTGTATGTTAAGAGTGACATTAGCATTTTAAGACCTGAATTGGCATCTTCTCTCTTGCACCGAAGCACTGTTGTGTGGGGAGCGCGTGAAGAGAAACAGGTGGCGAGGTATAGTGAATTATGTAATCATAGTTTGAGTGAAGTTGATTTTCCCCCAGAGTTCACGGAGTGTAGTCGTGGAGCATGTAGCCTGAGTGGACATAAACTGGTGTTAGACCGTTTGTACAGTGACATTGTAAAGTCCTTAAGTGAAGCGGCAAGTAAAACTAGTGAGAGATCTGAGGGGGGGAAAAGCAGCTACAAACATCTATGTGGTTGGAACAAACACGTTCACGAGGCTCACAGGGTGGCCAGGCTTAATTACAGACTGTGGTTGCTATACAATCGCCCTAGTTCAGGTAGAATATATGTACAGATGAAGGAGTcgcgtaaaatttttaagagcCGTCTACAATGGTGTCAAAAAAATcaagatatacttaaaatGAATGTCTTAGCTAAGTATAGAGCGGAAAAGCGGTTTGACAGATTTTGGAAAGCGACAAAAAGGCTTGATGTTAGGCCTGGCCTGCCCGCGAGTGTGGAGGGGGAAAGCGAGCCTATTAGTATTGCCAATATGTTTCGAAATCATTTTAGGGTTAGCTCACAGTTGGGGCCTTCGGCTCCCTCTTATGTTGAGCTTAGCGGACAGACTCCACTGATATGTATTTCGGCAAAACAGATTAAAATGGCGATAAATGGTATGAGTGGTGGAAAATCTCCTGGCCATGATGGCATCAGTGTGGAGCATTTGAAACATGCCGGTGCTCACTTGCCCAGGGTGCTCGCTCTCTTCTTTACAATGTGTATTAGCCACTCTTATCTTCCACATGAAATGTTGAAAACGGTTGTGATACCCATTGTGAAGAATAGGGCGGGTGACGTTTCGGTAAAGGGGAACTACCGCCCCATTTCGCTAGCAACAACCATTGCTAAGGTGTTTGACAGTGTGCTAAACTCGATTTTACAGAAGTTTGCTGATATTCACGATGCACAGTTTGGATTTCGTACCAAGCTGTCTACGGAAAGCGCAATTGTGAGTTTAAAGCACACTGTCAAATACTACACAAGTCGCAGGACGCAGGTGTATGGCTGTTTCCTTGACCTCTCGACGGCTTTTGACCTTGTGTCATACAACAAGCTCTGGAGTAAGCTGAGTGAGGGGGGTATGCCGGCGgaaatcataaatatatttaaattttggtacGCCAATCAATCTAATGTTGTGAAGTGGGCGGGTGCATTTTCAGAGCCATATGTGTTGGAGAGCGGGGTGAGACAGGGTGGTTTAACGTCTCCCACGCTCTTTAATATATACATCAACGATCTCATCGTTGAGCTGAGCAGCATGCGTGTCGGATGTCGGTTGGATGGCGttaatctaaataatattagttacgCCGATGACATGGTGCTGCTTAGTCCGACGGTGGGGGGGATAAACACCCTGCTTGAAGTGTGTCAGACCTAT is from Amyelois transitella isolate CPQ chromosome 21, ilAmyTran1.1, whole genome shotgun sequence and encodes:
- the LOC132903049 gene encoding uncharacterized protein LOC132903049, whose amino-acid sequence is MANIDIVKCSNCNIVINELLTFVRHVIDYMDEESIHQLCTNTFSEEEMVKAKTLLFESVPNAKKMPVRRKQGKKRKSRDLDDIIALMKGGDRASFPIFCARDLDRIPPVTFDHVDATTFIKELLALKNRFNVMEEKAVCKEEFNLLKQEVNNMKYASLADSSNINLNKRRGACLQNSFDMDSGPIGLQYYVQEDIGIKPSQSADIEINERLSINTHLPSKRIINNVSVAPIREPVNETEPTCEQARQTSCSHTRTTETESAQVVTSAEVIVSDRQTSASDGDSASVNEIASQSVARVTTSYDSDSQQVLLTADKVCSDVAPTNGYCRVASQPAVHSLNASVTHGYSASASGQPTATAAAVCKDNCEQVVGDSEWTVVRKKSAKHYKLIGQRGCAPIAPNDKFKAADIKIPLLISNVSKDASEEDIINYIKERTSECVTLKKINMKQTKTYNSFKLYVSKNKVDIFLKDDFWPNGISFRRFVHFMYGTKTNKVIS